The following are from one region of the Nocardioides marmotae genome:
- a CDS encoding TIGR01777 family oxidoreductase, protein MRIVIAGSSGFLGSHLVDALRERDHHVTRLVRRVPTAPDEAAWDPAAGTYDRDALHGADVVVNLAGSPTLGNPHSSAWARELRESRVTSTQVLARAVADAPRPPAYLAGNGISYYGDHGDQVLTEDSDSRGHALLTEVTRAWQAAAQPAVEAGARVCYLRTAPVMDRRAAPLKLLAPLFRSGLGARLGNGRQHMAMISLRDWVGAVTFLAEDASVSGPVNLTCPQAPTNAEFTRALGRAVRRPAVLPVPAFALRAGAGAMAPELLGSLNVRPAVLEAAGYEFRDPDVEAVLATGLR, encoded by the coding sequence ATGCGGATCGTGATCGCCGGCTCCTCCGGCTTCCTGGGCAGCCACCTCGTCGATGCGCTGCGCGAGCGCGACCACCACGTCACCCGCCTCGTACGTCGCGTGCCGACCGCGCCCGACGAGGCGGCCTGGGACCCGGCAGCCGGGACCTACGACCGCGACGCGCTCCACGGGGCGGACGTGGTGGTCAACCTCGCCGGCTCACCCACGCTGGGCAACCCGCACTCCTCGGCCTGGGCGCGGGAGCTGCGCGAGAGCCGGGTGACCTCCACGCAGGTGCTCGCCCGGGCGGTCGCCGACGCCCCGCGCCCGCCGGCGTACCTCGCGGGCAACGGCATCTCCTACTACGGCGACCACGGCGACCAGGTGCTGACCGAGGACTCCGACAGCCGCGGCCACGCGCTGCTGACCGAGGTGACCCGCGCCTGGCAGGCGGCCGCGCAGCCGGCGGTCGAGGCGGGCGCGCGGGTCTGCTACCTGCGGACCGCGCCGGTGATGGACCGCCGCGCCGCGCCGCTGAAGCTGCTCGCGCCGCTCTTCCGCTCCGGGCTCGGCGCCCGGCTCGGCAACGGCCGCCAGCACATGGCGATGATCTCGCTGCGGGACTGGGTCGGCGCGGTCACCTTCCTCGCCGAGGACGCCTCGGTGAGCGGTCCGGTGAACCTGACCTGTCCGCAGGCGCCGACGAACGCGGAGTTCACCCGCGCCCTGGGCCGTGCGGTGCGCCGCCCGGCCGTGCTCCCCGTCCCCGCGTTCGCGCTGCGGGCCGGTGCGGGCGCGATGGCGCCGGAGCTGCTCGGCTCGCTCAACGTCCGACCGGCCGTGCTCGAGGCCGCGGGGTACGAGTTCCGCGACCCCGACGTCGAGGCCGTGCTCGCCACCGGGCTGCGCTGA
- a CDS encoding GNAT family N-acetyltransferase, protein MSDLRLRPLRTDDEAEALRAHEELAADGFEFVLGWSPERTWADLLAQYERERVGLALPEGRVPAAFLVAEVDGEIVGRLSVRFALNDWLAAYGGHVGYGVRPAHRRRGYATEILRQSLVLARAGGVDRVLVTCDDDNLASAATIERCGGVLEDVREQPGEPVAKRRYWIG, encoded by the coding sequence ATGAGCGACCTGAGGCTGCGACCGCTGCGGACCGACGACGAGGCGGAGGCGCTGCGGGCGCACGAGGAGCTGGCGGCCGACGGCTTCGAGTTCGTGCTGGGGTGGTCTCCCGAGCGGACCTGGGCCGACCTGCTGGCGCAGTACGAGCGCGAGCGGGTCGGCCTCGCCCTGCCCGAGGGGCGGGTGCCGGCGGCGTTCCTCGTCGCGGAGGTGGACGGCGAGATCGTCGGGCGGCTGTCGGTCCGGTTCGCGCTCAACGACTGGCTGGCGGCGTACGGCGGGCACGTGGGGTACGGCGTCCGGCCGGCGCACCGCCGCCGCGGGTACGCCACGGAGATCCTGCGGCAGTCGCTGGTGCTCGCGCGCGCCGGCGGCGTCGACCGGGTGCTGGTGACCTGCGACGACGACAACCTCGCGTCCGCCGCGACCATCGAGCGGTGCGGCGGGGTGCTCGAGGACGTCCGCGAGCAGCCGGGCGAGCCCGTGGCCAAGCGGCGCTACTGGATCGGCTGA
- the lipB gene encoding lipoyl(octanoyl) transferase LipB, whose protein sequence is MSTLTFRTVGLGDDALDYLAAWDLQREVHAQVADGAAPPTVLLLEHPPVYTAGKRTEPHERPLDPGGAQVVDVDRGGKITFHGPGQLVGYPIVALPDHVKVVDYVRRVEEALIAVCADLGVTTARVPGRSGVWLRADDRGPERKIAAIGIRVSRGVTMHGFSLNCDVDLDWYDRFVPCGIADAGVTTLTAELGRRVTTADVLPLVERHLATYLAWEPYDATPDYDARPEPGRGPRIELVTPR, encoded by the coding sequence GTGAGCACGCTGACGTTCCGCACGGTCGGCCTCGGGGACGACGCCCTGGACTACCTCGCCGCCTGGGACCTCCAGCGCGAGGTCCACGCCCAGGTCGCGGACGGTGCGGCACCACCGACCGTCCTCCTGCTTGAGCACCCGCCGGTCTACACCGCGGGCAAGCGCACCGAGCCGCACGAGCGCCCGCTCGACCCCGGCGGCGCGCAGGTCGTCGATGTCGACCGCGGCGGCAAGATCACCTTCCACGGGCCCGGCCAGCTGGTCGGCTACCCGATCGTCGCGCTGCCCGACCACGTCAAGGTCGTCGACTACGTCCGCCGGGTCGAGGAGGCGCTCATCGCCGTCTGCGCCGACCTCGGCGTCACGACTGCCCGCGTCCCGGGCCGCAGCGGCGTGTGGCTGCGTGCGGACGACCGCGGCCCCGAGCGGAAGATCGCGGCCATCGGCATCCGGGTCAGCCGCGGTGTGACCATGCACGGCTTCTCGCTCAACTGCGACGTCGACCTCGACTGGTACGACCGGTTCGTCCCCTGCGGCATCGCCGACGCCGGGGTCACCACGCTGACCGCCGAGCTCGGCCGCCGCGTCACCACCGCCGACGTGCTGCCGCTCGTGGAGCGGCACCTGGCGACGTACCTCGCCTGGGAGCCGTACGACGCCACGCCGGACTACGACGCCCGCCCCGAGCCGGGCCGCGGCCCCCGCATCGAGCTGGTCACCCCGAGGTAG
- a CDS encoding ABC transporter ATP-binding protein — MPDLAIETQGLRKEFRTRRGLRVAVADLDLAVPAGGVHGFLGPNGSGKTTTIRMLLGLARPTRGTMRLLGHPVPEQLPDVVDRVGAVVESPKFSPNLSGRQNLLLLARSIDVPDSRVDAAVETVGLTGRDRDRYRAYSLGMKQRLAIAATLLKDPALLILDEPTNGLDPAGIREIRETIRGLGEAGVTVLLSSHILAEVQQVCTSATIVGHGRLLASGTVEDLLGSSTTHRVVVPDPAAASAVLAAAGVPATAADGALRVETDDPAAVTRLLAAADIWLTELVPLRPDLESIFLQLTADDTLGSPTVEEEAR; from the coding sequence GTGCCCGACCTAGCGATCGAGACCCAGGGGCTCCGCAAGGAGTTCCGCACGCGCCGCGGGCTGCGCGTCGCCGTGGCCGACCTCGACCTGGCGGTCCCCGCCGGCGGGGTGCACGGCTTCCTCGGGCCCAACGGCTCCGGCAAGACCACGACGATCCGGATGCTCCTCGGGCTGGCCCGCCCCACCCGCGGCACGATGCGCCTGCTGGGTCACCCCGTGCCCGAGCAGCTCCCCGACGTCGTCGACCGGGTCGGGGCGGTGGTGGAGTCCCCGAAGTTCTCCCCCAACCTCAGCGGCCGGCAGAACCTCCTGCTGCTGGCGCGCTCGATCGACGTGCCCGACAGCCGGGTCGACGCCGCGGTGGAGACGGTCGGGCTGACCGGCCGCGACCGCGACCGGTACCGCGCCTACTCCCTGGGCATGAAGCAGCGGCTGGCCATCGCCGCCACGCTGCTCAAGGACCCCGCGCTGCTCATCCTCGACGAGCCCACCAACGGGCTGGACCCTGCCGGCATCCGGGAGATCCGCGAGACGATCCGCGGGCTCGGCGAGGCCGGGGTGACGGTGCTGCTCAGCTCCCACATCCTCGCCGAGGTCCAGCAGGTCTGCACCTCCGCGACCATCGTCGGCCACGGCCGCCTGCTCGCCTCCGGCACCGTCGAGGACCTGCTCGGGTCCAGCACCACCCACCGCGTCGTGGTGCCCGACCCCGCCGCCGCCTCGGCGGTGCTCGCGGCGGCCGGCGTGCCCGCCACCGCGGCCGACGGCGCGCTGCGGGTCGAGACCGACGACCCGGCCGCGGTCACCCGGCTGCTCGCCGCCGCCGACATCTGGCTGACCGAGCTGGTGCCGCTCCGCCCGGATCTCGAGTCGATCTTCCTCCAGCTCACCGCCGACGACACCCTCGGCTCCCCCACCGTCGAGGAGGAGGCCCGATGA
- a CDS encoding SRPBCC domain-containing protein yields MPAPTGRVVGGTLMLTRHLPLPATEVWAALTEPARLERWIGTWTGDPAEGQVMFTMTAEGEHAPAEQMTINVCEPPQRLVLVSRVGDDWWDLELELGAATDGGTLLTFKQPGIDPTAAESVGPGWEYYLDRLVASLTGGDVAAIDFDRDYYPAMSGHYRRLG; encoded by the coding sequence ATGCCCGCTCCCACCGGCCGCGTCGTCGGCGGCACCCTGATGCTCACCCGCCACCTCCCGCTGCCCGCCACCGAGGTGTGGGCGGCGCTGACCGAGCCCGCCCGGCTCGAGCGGTGGATCGGCACCTGGACCGGCGACCCCGCCGAGGGCCAGGTCATGTTCACGATGACCGCCGAGGGCGAGCACGCGCCGGCCGAGCAGATGACGATCAACGTCTGCGAGCCGCCGCAGCGCCTGGTGCTGGTCTCGCGGGTCGGCGACGACTGGTGGGACCTCGAGCTCGAGCTCGGCGCCGCCACCGACGGCGGCACCCTGCTGACCTTCAAGCAGCCCGGCATCGACCCGACCGCGGCCGAGAGCGTCGGCCCCGGCTGGGAGTACTACCTCGACCGGCTCGTCGCCTCGCTGACCGGCGGCGACGTCGCGGCCATCGACTTCGACCGCGACTACTACCCGGCGATGTCCGGGCACTACCGCCGGCTCGGCTGA
- the lipA gene encoding lipoyl synthase, whose translation MTQAPAPEGRKLLRLEVRNAETPIERKPEWIKTRAKMGPEYKHLQSLVKSEGLHTVCQEAGCPNIFECWEDREATFLIGGDQCTRRCDFCQIDTGKPQDLDRDEPRRVAESVQTMGLRYATITGVARDDLPDGGAWLYAETVRAIHELNPETGVENLIPDFNGKPELLTEVFESRPEVLAHNVETVPRIFKRIRPAFRYERSLDVITQARDFGLVTKSNLILGMGETREEVSQALRDLHGAGCELITITQYLRPSVRHHPVERWVKPEEFVELAAEAEEIGFSGVLSGPLVRSSYRAGRLYRQAMDARAGVTTA comes from the coding sequence GTGACGCAGGCTCCCGCCCCAGAAGGAAGAAAGCTCCTCCGCCTCGAGGTCCGCAACGCCGAGACCCCGATCGAGCGCAAGCCGGAGTGGATCAAGACCCGGGCGAAGATGGGGCCGGAGTACAAGCACCTCCAGAGCCTGGTGAAGTCCGAGGGACTGCACACCGTGTGCCAGGAGGCCGGCTGCCCCAACATCTTCGAGTGCTGGGAGGACCGCGAGGCCACCTTCCTCATCGGTGGCGACCAGTGCACCCGCCGCTGCGACTTCTGCCAGATCGACACCGGCAAGCCGCAGGACCTCGACCGGGACGAGCCGCGCCGCGTCGCGGAGTCCGTGCAGACCATGGGCCTGCGGTACGCCACGATCACCGGCGTCGCCCGCGACGACCTGCCCGACGGCGGCGCCTGGCTGTACGCCGAGACCGTCCGCGCCATCCACGAGCTCAACCCCGAGACCGGCGTCGAGAACCTCATCCCGGACTTCAACGGCAAGCCCGAGCTGCTCACCGAGGTCTTCGAGTCCCGCCCCGAGGTGCTCGCCCACAACGTCGAGACCGTGCCGCGGATCTTCAAGCGGATCCGCCCCGCGTTCCGCTACGAGCGCTCCCTCGACGTGATCACCCAGGCCCGCGACTTCGGCCTGGTCACCAAGTCCAACCTCATCCTCGGCATGGGCGAGACCCGCGAGGAGGTCAGCCAGGCGCTGCGCGACCTGCACGGCGCCGGTTGTGAGCTGATCACCATCACCCAGTACCTCCGCCCCTCGGTGCGCCACCACCCCGTCGAGCGCTGGGTCAAGCCCGAGGAGTTCGTCGAGCTGGCCGCCGAGGCCGAGGAGATCGGCTTCTCCGGGGTGCTCTCGGGTCCCCTGGTGCGTTCGTCCTACCGCGCCGGACGGCTGTACCGTCAGGCCATGGACGCCCGTGCGGGCGTCACCACCGCCTGA
- a CDS encoding DUF4191 domain-containing protein, with the protein MAKDASKKNAKTTAAAAQTSTADMSRRKQLVETYKMTRRTDRRVGLYTFGAAVLAGFLGFLVFWLLPGSGIIGWILAVVGSLLSGSLAAMIIFGRRAQNAAYQQMEGQPGAAAAALRMLRRGWKADPVIAFNKNQDVVHRVVGPPGIVLVGEGSSPNRVRQLLVTERRKHERVASDVPIHEVVCGNGEGEVPLPKLVRHVQKLGKQVKPAEMTDVLSRLKALDATRSNIPLPKGPIPTSMKGMRGNLRGR; encoded by the coding sequence ATGGCCAAGGACGCCTCGAAGAAGAACGCCAAGACGACCGCGGCTGCGGCCCAGACCTCGACGGCGGACATGAGCCGCCGCAAGCAGCTGGTCGAGACCTACAAGATGACCCGCCGCACCGACCGGCGGGTGGGGCTCTACACCTTCGGCGCCGCGGTCCTCGCGGGCTTCCTGGGCTTCCTCGTCTTCTGGCTGCTTCCCGGCTCGGGCATCATCGGCTGGATCCTCGCCGTCGTCGGCTCGCTGCTGAGCGGCTCGCTGGCCGCGATGATCATCTTCGGGCGGCGCGCGCAGAACGCCGCCTACCAGCAGATGGAGGGCCAGCCGGGCGCGGCGGCCGCCGCGCTGCGGATGCTGCGCCGCGGCTGGAAGGCCGACCCGGTCATCGCGTTCAACAAGAACCAGGACGTCGTCCACCGCGTCGTCGGCCCTCCGGGCATCGTCCTGGTCGGCGAGGGCTCCAGCCCCAACCGCGTGCGCCAGCTGCTCGTCACCGAGCGCCGCAAGCACGAGCGCGTCGCCTCCGACGTACCGATCCACGAGGTCGTCTGCGGCAACGGCGAGGGCGAGGTCCCGCTGCCGAAGCTCGTCCGCCACGTGCAGAAGCTCGGCAAGCAGGTCAAGCCCGCGGAGATGACCGACGTGCTGAGCCGCCTCAAGGCGCTCGACGCGACCCGCTCGAACATCCCGCTGCCCAAGGGCCCGATCCCCACCTCGATGAAGGGGATGCGCGGCAACCTGCGCGGCCGCTGA
- a CDS encoding LppX_LprAFG lipoprotein — translation MTRPLRTRRLLAAIAVAPLLSTALVACGGDSESDEAKDPATSSSATADAEPADEGDDAADASDLEDGQDVPAAQFVDIISAGVEASTTARTTTTSSFGGQTSTSEGVVDYTTTPPSISMTTTIPGGGPTTEVIAVDGITYVSLGELSQGKYWKIDPADPDGPMAGMGMDQLLKQNDPLAAIQTMEEGIDKVTYVGEEDVDGRDLDHFEMTVDLAASLASLGTEMPKEATQSLPKTITYDVWLDEEGRIGKMVMEMPVMGSTTTMEMTMDDWGTDVTIEAPPAAEVTDMPDPSEMMQQMQPSPAA, via the coding sequence GTGACCCGTCCGCTCCGCACCCGCCGCCTCCTCGCCGCCATCGCGGTGGCGCCCCTCCTGTCGACCGCGCTCGTCGCCTGCGGCGGTGACAGCGAGAGCGACGAGGCGAAGGACCCCGCGACGTCGAGCAGCGCCACGGCCGACGCCGAGCCCGCCGACGAGGGCGACGACGCGGCCGACGCCTCCGACCTCGAGGACGGCCAGGACGTCCCCGCCGCACAGTTCGTCGACATCATCAGCGCCGGCGTGGAGGCCTCCACGACGGCCAGGACGACCACGACCTCCTCCTTCGGCGGGCAGACCTCCACCAGCGAGGGCGTCGTGGACTACACGACCACCCCGCCCTCGATCTCGATGACGACCACCATCCCCGGTGGCGGCCCGACGACCGAGGTGATCGCCGTCGACGGCATCACCTACGTCTCGCTCGGCGAGCTCAGCCAGGGCAAGTACTGGAAGATCGACCCCGCCGACCCCGACGGCCCGATGGCCGGGATGGGCATGGACCAGCTGCTGAAGCAGAACGACCCGCTCGCCGCGATCCAGACGATGGAGGAGGGCATCGACAAGGTGACCTACGTGGGCGAGGAGGACGTCGACGGCCGCGACCTCGACCACTTCGAGATGACCGTCGACCTCGCCGCGTCGCTCGCCAGCCTCGGCACCGAGATGCCGAAGGAGGCGACCCAGAGCCTGCCGAAGACCATCACCTACGACGTGTGGCTCGACGAGGAGGGCCGGATCGGCAAGATGGTGATGGAGATGCCGGTCATGGGGTCGACCACGACCATGGAGATGACCATGGACGACTGGGGCACCGACGTCACGATCGAGGCGCCGCCGGCCGCCGAGGTCACCGACATGCCCGACCCGAGCGAGATGATGCAGCAGATGCAGCCCTCGCCGGCCGCCTGA
- a CDS encoding RDD family protein, whose translation MKTAAPGPSFETASWARRIAALAVDWFASTLVVIAFIGLEDYTATGSPAPAYVLLVYVVESALLTWAVGGSFGKIATRLRVVRVDLSTRPLNPLVLLARQVAIALVIPPLVYRPDGRGLHDMLAGTATVTLDVYRTLGRTSGPTSGTSDR comes from the coding sequence GTGAAGACGGCAGCTCCCGGTCCCTCGTTCGAGACAGCCTCGTGGGCCCGACGCATCGCCGCGCTGGCCGTCGACTGGTTCGCCTCGACCCTCGTGGTGATCGCCTTCATCGGCCTCGAGGACTACACCGCGACCGGCAGCCCGGCCCCCGCCTACGTGCTCCTCGTGTACGTCGTGGAGTCGGCCCTGCTGACCTGGGCCGTCGGCGGCTCCTTCGGCAAGATCGCCACGCGGCTGCGGGTGGTGCGGGTCGACCTGAGCACCAGGCCGCTGAACCCGCTGGTGCTGCTCGCGCGGCAGGTGGCGATCGCGCTGGTCATCCCGCCGCTCGTCTACCGCCCCGACGGCCGCGGCCTGCACGACATGCTCGCCGGCACCGCCACCGTGACCCTCGACGTCTACCGCACGCTGGGTCGCACCTCCGGTCCCACGTCGGGCACCTCGGACCGCTGA
- the glnA gene encoding type I glutamate--ammonia ligase, which translates to MFQNSDELLKYIKDEGVEMVDVRFCDLPGVMQHFTVPVSSFDQSVFDDGLGFDGSSIRGFQAINESDMSLFPDPTTAYIDPFRKSKTLNVNFFIHDPITGEAYSRDPRNIARKALAYLETTGVADTAFFAPEAEFYIFDSVRYSTGVNEGYYHIDSVEGWWNSGKDGADNLGYKTRLKGGYFPVEPYDHYSDLRADMVKNLEACGLLVERAHHEVGTAGQAEINYRFDTLLRAADDVMKFKYLIKNTAWEQGKSVTFMPKPIFGDNGSGMHVHQSLWKNGDPLFYDETGYGGLSEMARYYIGGILKHAPSLLAFTNPTVNSYHRLVPGFEAPISLVYSSRNRSASVRIPITGSNPKAKRIETRFPDPSANPYLAFSALMLAGLDGIKNKIEPAAPIDKDIYELPPDEMAEIDQVPTSLGAVLDALEADHEYLTVGNVFTPDLIETWIDFKRTNEIAPVQLRPHPHEFELYYDI; encoded by the coding sequence ATGTTCCAGAACAGCGACGAGCTGCTCAAGTACATCAAGGACGAGGGCGTCGAGATGGTCGACGTCCGTTTCTGTGACCTGCCCGGAGTCATGCAGCACTTCACGGTGCCGGTCTCATCGTTCGACCAGAGCGTCTTCGACGACGGCCTGGGTTTCGACGGCTCCTCCATCCGTGGGTTCCAGGCCATCAACGAGTCCGACATGTCGCTCTTCCCGGACCCGACCACGGCGTACATCGACCCCTTCCGCAAGTCGAAGACGCTGAACGTCAACTTCTTCATCCACGACCCGATCACGGGCGAGGCCTACTCCCGCGACCCGCGCAACATCGCGCGCAAGGCGCTGGCCTACCTCGAGACCACGGGTGTCGCCGACACCGCGTTCTTCGCCCCGGAGGCGGAGTTCTACATCTTCGACAGCGTCCGGTACTCCACTGGCGTCAACGAGGGCTACTACCACATCGACTCCGTCGAGGGCTGGTGGAACTCCGGCAAGGACGGCGCCGACAACCTGGGCTACAAGACCCGCCTCAAGGGCGGCTACTTCCCCGTCGAGCCCTACGACCACTACAGCGACCTGCGCGCGGACATGGTCAAGAACCTCGAGGCCTGCGGCCTCCTGGTCGAGCGCGCCCACCACGAGGTCGGCACCGCCGGTCAGGCCGAGATCAACTACCGCTTCGACACCCTGCTGCGCGCCGCGGACGACGTGATGAAGTTCAAGTACCTCATCAAGAACACCGCCTGGGAGCAGGGCAAGTCGGTCACCTTCATGCCGAAGCCGATCTTCGGCGACAACGGCTCGGGCATGCACGTGCACCAGTCGCTGTGGAAGAACGGCGACCCGCTGTTCTACGACGAGACCGGGTACGGCGGCCTCTCGGAGATGGCCCGCTACTACATCGGCGGCATCCTCAAGCACGCCCCGTCGCTGCTGGCCTTCACCAACCCGACGGTGAACTCCTACCACCGCCTGGTCCCGGGCTTCGAGGCTCCGATCTCGCTGGTGTACTCCTCGCGGAACCGCTCCGCGTCGGTGCGCATCCCGATCACCGGCTCGAACCCGAAGGCCAAGCGGATCGAGACCCGCTTCCCCGACCCGTCGGCGAACCCCTACCTCGCGTTCTCCGCGCTCATGCTCGCCGGCCTCGACGGCATCAAGAACAAGATCGAGCCGGCCGCGCCCATCGACAAGGACATCTACGAGCTCCCGCCGGACGAGATGGCCGAGATCGACCAGGTGCCGACCAGCCTCGGTGCGGTCCTCGACGCCCTCGAGGCGGACCACGAGTACCTGACCGTCGGCAACGTCTTCACGCCGGACCTGATCGAGACCTGGATCGACTTCAAGCGCACCAACGAGATCGCGCCCGTGCAGCTGCGCCCGCACCCGCACGAGTTCGAGCTGTACTACGACATCTGA
- a CDS encoding YncE family protein, with amino-acid sequence MALVHAVLRTLLPVGAALGVVLAGTLVAPTSAQQTPEIREVGSVVLPETDRGVLDLAVSTNGKRAVAVSGDWLQVVALTEGDPQLLGSTRTVFGEQVELSRDGRTAYVLSQNDTLYVVDVSGTKAPRMVRKIQHKKLAPSHVFGMVASRDGRFLYLKHGFEYGDHGTGKGIQVLSLAKPRKPRQTGRVKTPEWDGDIAISADGKHLVTSNHTTDDYLLQYKVDKRTGKPTKVKRLRLSFRGDAVAIDDQNRAAYVLSGGSTTSELHVARLNLKKKRVAKAARIPAQEDGLGLAVSPDGRYLYATTWRASPAEQQSFLALDARSLAPLHGARGEELYAPQTVQVSRRGPTKGNIYVPTYTGVRSGSPLLLALTYR; translated from the coding sequence ATGGCCCTCGTCCACGCGGTCCTCCGCACCCTTCTCCCGGTCGGCGCCGCCCTGGGTGTCGTGCTCGCCGGCACGCTGGTGGCACCGACGTCCGCCCAGCAGACCCCCGAGATCCGCGAGGTCGGCTCGGTGGTGCTGCCGGAGACCGACCGCGGCGTCCTCGACCTGGCGGTGAGCACCAACGGCAAGCGCGCGGTGGCCGTGAGCGGGGACTGGTTGCAGGTGGTGGCGCTGACCGAGGGCGACCCGCAGCTGCTCGGGTCCACCCGGACGGTGTTCGGCGAGCAGGTCGAGCTCTCGCGCGACGGGCGCACGGCCTACGTCCTGAGCCAGAACGACACGCTCTACGTCGTCGACGTCAGCGGCACCAAGGCACCACGGATGGTCCGCAAGATCCAGCACAAGAAGCTCGCGCCCTCGCACGTCTTCGGCATGGTCGCCTCCCGCGACGGCCGGTTCCTCTACCTCAAGCACGGCTTCGAGTACGGCGACCACGGCACCGGCAAGGGCATCCAGGTCCTCTCGCTCGCCAAGCCCCGCAAGCCCCGCCAGACCGGGCGCGTGAAGACCCCGGAGTGGGACGGCGACATCGCGATCTCCGCCGACGGCAAGCACCTGGTGACCTCGAACCACACCACCGACGACTACCTGCTCCAGTACAAGGTCGACAAGCGCACCGGCAAGCCCACGAAGGTCAAGCGCCTGCGGCTGAGCTTCCGCGGCGACGCGGTAGCGATCGACGACCAGAACCGTGCGGCGTACGTCCTCTCCGGAGGCTCCACGACTAGCGAGCTGCACGTGGCCCGGCTGAACCTCAAGAAGAAGCGGGTGGCCAAGGCGGCCCGGATCCCCGCCCAGGAGGACGGGCTCGGCCTCGCCGTCTCGCCCGACGGCCGCTACCTCTACGCCACCACCTGGCGGGCCAGCCCGGCCGAGCAGCAGTCGTTCCTCGCCCTCGACGCGCGCTCGCTCGCGCCGCTGCACGGCGCCCGGGGCGAGGAGCTGTACGCCCCGCAGACCGTCCAGGTCTCGCGGCGCGGCCCCACCAAGGGGAACATCTACGTGCCGACGTACACAGGTGTCCGGAGCGGAAGCCCGCTGCTGCTCGCGCTCACCTACCGCTGA
- a CDS encoding alpha/beta-hydrolase family protein: MAVQRPDWLEEPRAPGVSPSIRWIPGITMLQLGADQMMANDMPAGQGHRFGQEPVWAWAAILPPPGWTEADTARLAEEELGG; encoded by the coding sequence CTGGCCGTCCAGCGTCCGGACTGGCTCGAGGAGCCGAGGGCTCCGGGGGTGTCGCCGAGCATCCGCTGGATCCCGGGGATCACGATGCTCCAGCTCGGGGCCGACCAGATGATGGCCAACGACATGCCGGCCGGACAGGGTCACCGGTTCGGCCAGGAGCCGGTCTGGGCGTGGGCGGCGATCCTGCCGCCGCCCGGGTGGACGGAGGCGGACACGGCCCGGCTGGCCGAGGAAGAGCTGGGCGGGTGA